Proteins encoded in a region of the Sterolibacterium denitrificans genome:
- a CDS encoding DUF3025 domain-containing protein, with amino-acid sequence MKNNSPSSLPVPLALHLRQAATERQRMQHAFDQQPLYAPLQSLLAGLRTARSMAAAAPPTLGELNALADRHGIRSGGGKPLRFVLPHGSGLSYEERVWWLGEAETRPDNWHDAFNALTWLRFPRIKAALNHCHHQVLTAQRQEAGHDGRRGPLRDAATQFDECGAIVVSSDPALWQAICGHRWKALFWEARAQVGASLRVFVVGHASYDLLRQPHVGLCAKAAFLHVHPAWLELPLAEQIADADARIARRFHADSPSGYRHPHDFRPLPLLGIPGATADNEFPAYYDNTRQFRPLRVVGS; translated from the coding sequence GTGAAAAACAATTCACCTTCGTCGCTGCCGGTGCCGCTGGCGCTGCATCTGCGGCAAGCCGCGACTGAGCGGCAGCGCATGCAGCACGCCTTCGACCAGCAGCCACTGTATGCACCGTTGCAATCGCTGCTGGCTGGCTTGCGGACGGCACGAAGCATGGCAGCGGCAGCGCCGCCAACCCTCGGCGAACTCAATGCGCTGGCCGACCGGCACGGCATCCGCAGTGGCGGCGGCAAACCGCTGCGCTTCGTCCTGCCGCACGGCAGCGGCCTGTCCTACGAAGAGCGCGTGTGGTGGCTGGGAGAAGCCGAAACCCGACCGGACAACTGGCACGACGCCTTCAATGCCCTGACTTGGCTGCGTTTCCCGCGCATCAAGGCAGCGCTCAATCACTGCCATCACCAGGTGCTGACGGCACAGCGCCAGGAAGCAGGGCACGACGGCCGGCGCGGTCCCTTGCGCGATGCCGCGACACAGTTCGATGAATGCGGCGCCATCGTCGTCTCCAGCGACCCGGCGCTGTGGCAGGCCATTTGCGGGCATCGCTGGAAAGCGCTGTTCTGGGAGGCGCGGGCGCAGGTCGGCGCATCACTGCGCGTTTTCGTCGTCGGCCATGCCAGCTACGATCTGCTGCGCCAGCCGCACGTCGGCCTGTGCGCCAAGGCGGCTTTCCTGCACGTCCATCCCGCATGGCTGGAACTGCCGCTGGCCGAGCAGATCGCCGATGCCGATGCGCGCATCGCCCGGCGTTTTCATGCCGACAGCCCCAGTGGTTACCGCCATCCGCACGACTTTCGCCCGTTGCCGCTGCTGGGCATCCCCGGCGCGACGGCCGACAACGAATTCCCCGCGTATTACGACAACACGCGGCAGTTCCGGCCGTTGCGCGTCGTCGGCAGTTGA